One window from the genome of Breoghania sp. L-A4 encodes:
- a CDS encoding septal ring lytic transglycosylase RlpA family protein: MTDATEWEPVVSGANSVSKIVRSEGAVSSFRKAAGCAAIVAASILLASCASSPKVAKNKFDPKKYGVSGSPRMVAEGKPVPKGGGRYIVGKPYKIAGKWYKPSLDPDYDKVGRASWYGKTFHGRQTANGEVFDMNALTAAHTTMPLPSYARVTNTRNGRSVVVRVNDRGPFHGNREIDLSKRVAELLDFKQHGTANVRVQYVGKARLDGHDGEYLMASYRGPGSSDTMFAQADPRIIGPAPVPASRPYIADTDLVQVAFDPAVAFEAPSTRLAYAAEPQPMHDARGFVSRTQQTAFPATIQGGEQTLGYLPVSATSGSSRPAALSLFTAERRIDTAYTVLEGAIPGGVALGALARVK; this comes from the coding sequence ATGACAGACGCGACAGAGTGGGAGCCGGTTGTTTCCGGCGCCAATTCCGTTTCCAAAATCGTTCGTTCGGAAGGCGCGGTTTCGTCGTTCCGGAAAGCCGCCGGATGCGCCGCAATCGTTGCGGCGAGCATTCTGCTGGCCTCTTGTGCTTCGTCGCCGAAGGTGGCGAAGAACAAGTTCGACCCCAAGAAATATGGTGTCTCGGGCAGCCCGCGCATGGTCGCGGAAGGCAAACCCGTGCCCAAGGGCGGCGGCCGCTACATCGTCGGCAAGCCGTACAAGATCGCCGGCAAGTGGTACAAGCCAAGCCTCGATCCCGATTACGACAAGGTCGGCCGGGCCTCCTGGTACGGCAAGACGTTTCATGGCCGGCAGACCGCCAACGGCGAAGTCTTCGACATGAACGCGCTGACCGCGGCGCATACGACCATGCCGCTGCCGTCCTATGCCCGGGTCACCAACACCCGCAACGGCCGTTCGGTCGTCGTCCGGGTGAATGACCGCGGGCCCTTCCACGGCAATCGAGAGATCGATCTGTCCAAGCGCGTCGCCGAACTTCTCGATTTCAAGCAACACGGCACGGCGAATGTCCGCGTGCAATACGTCGGCAAGGCGCGTCTGGACGGGCACGACGGCGAATACCTGATGGCGTCCTATCGCGGCCCCGGCAGCAGCGACACGATGTTCGCCCAGGCAGATCCGCGGATCATCGGCCCCGCGCCGGTGCCGGCATCACGGCCCTACATTGCCGACACGGATCTGGTGCAGGTGGCGTTCGATCCGGCTGTCGCCTTCGAGGCGCCGTCGACGAGGCTCGCCTACGCAGCGGAGCCGCAACCGATGCACGATGCGCGTGGATTTGTTTCGCGCACCCAGCAGACCGCATTCCCGGCGACGATCCAGGGCGGCGAACAGACGCTGGGCTATCTTCCGGTGTCGGCCACCAGCGGATCGTCTCGTCCGGCCGCGCTTTCGCTGTTCACGGCGGAGCGCCGTATCGATACGGCCTATACCGTGCTTGAAGGCGCAATTCCCGGAGGCGTCGCGCTCGGCGCTCTTGCCCGGGTGAAGTAG
- a CDS encoding GNAT family N-acetyltransferase, with amino-acid sequence MSARFAIEALTKAHQRKTFSCGNERIDRYFRETVTQDIKRRYATCFVARDLEADLIAGFYTLSSSNVPLTAVPEPLASRLPRYPTVPAVLIGWLGRDQSYAGFGLGEALLFDAIKTVAEAPIGAHAIFADAIDAKAAAFYAAFGFTPLTDRPNTLYLPVATAQRLLSGETP; translated from the coding sequence GTGAGTGCAAGGTTCGCGATAGAGGCGCTGACTAAGGCCCACCAGCGCAAGACGTTCTCGTGCGGCAACGAGCGGATAGACCGCTATTTCCGCGAGACGGTCACGCAGGACATCAAGCGCCGATACGCGACCTGTTTCGTTGCCCGAGACCTTGAGGCCGACCTGATCGCGGGTTTCTACACGCTGTCATCGAGCAACGTCCCGTTGACCGCCGTGCCCGAGCCGCTGGCAAGCCGGTTGCCACGTTACCCGACCGTTCCGGCAGTGCTTATCGGCTGGCTTGGGCGTGATCAGTCCTATGCCGGGTTTGGCCTCGGCGAGGCGCTGCTGTTCGACGCGATCAAGACCGTCGCCGAAGCGCCGATAGGCGCTCACGCCATATTCGCCGACGCCATCGACGCGAAGGCCGCAGCCTTTTACGCAGCCTTCGGCTTCACGCCGCTGACTGATCGGCCCAATACCCTCTATCTGCCTGTTGCGACGGCACAGCGCCTTTTGTCGGGAGAAACGCCATGA
- a CDS encoding DUF1778 domain-containing protein, translating into MPRPASEIETARLEARVPVHVYEQMQRAARLRGMTLTGYLIATAGEEARRTVEEADVLRLATEDQVRFAKALIDPPAPNARLKRAAKRHAELIAPR; encoded by the coding sequence ATGCCTAGACCCGCAAGTGAAATCGAAACCGCCCGCCTTGAGGCGCGCGTTCCCGTCCATGTCTATGAGCAGATGCAGCGCGCGGCCAGGCTGCGCGGCATGACGCTGACCGGCTATCTCATCGCCACGGCAGGCGAGGAAGCTCGCCGCACGGTTGAGGAAGCCGATGTTCTGCGTTTGGCGACCGAGGATCAGGTGCGCTTTGCCAAGGCGCTGATTGACCCGCCCGCGCCAAATGCCCGTCTGAAGCGCGCGGCGAAGCGCCATGCTGAGCTGATCGCGCCCCGGTGA
- a CDS encoding AlpA family phage regulatory protein: MPHPDRIVRMKTVLARTGLSRSTLYRKIAEGTFPAQLRISTNGAGWRESDINRWVSDPVRWRPEGEADGAR; this comes from the coding sequence ATGCCCCATCCAGACCGTATCGTCCGTATGAAAACCGTCCTCGCCCGCACCGGCCTGTCCCGCTCCACCCTCTACCGCAAGATCGCCGAGGGCACATTTCCCGCTCAGCTCAGGATCAGCACCAACGGCGCGGGATGGCGAGAATCCGACATCAACCGTTGGGTTTCCGATCCCGTCAGGTGGCGGCCGGAAGGTGAAGCCGATGGAGCGCGGTAA